In Pelmatolapia mariae isolate MD_Pm_ZW linkage group LG8, Pm_UMD_F_2, whole genome shotgun sequence, one genomic interval encodes:
- the gngt2b gene encoding guanine nucleotide-binding protein G(I)/G(S)/G(O) subunit gamma-T2b, with product MARDMSDKEILKMELEQLKKEVSTPRTPVNANCADTVAFVEGLAPNDPLIKGVPDDKNPYKGDKGGCIIT from the exons ATGGCTCGGGATATGTCAGATAAGGAAATCTTGAAAATGGAGCTAGAACAGTTGAAGAAGGAAGTTAGCACACCTAGGACACCA GTGAATGCAAACTGTGCAGACACAGTTGCTTTTGTGGAGGGACTGGCCCCGAATGATCCGCTGATTAAGGGTGTTCCCGATGACAAGAACCCTTACAAGGGAGACAAGGGCGGCTGCATAATAACATAG
- the si:ch1073-13h15.3 gene encoding inactive all-trans-retinol 13,14-reductase, with the protein MGLLGSTYWYLFGKPSPFSLDSVRPPAPREFDQKKRDKVIKQGFSVDKVPKNLDVIVIGSGIGGLTAGATLAKAGKKVLVLEQHDQAGGCCHTYIEKGFEFDVGLHYIGQLHENSLLRIAFDQISEGQLEFHQLDQHFDTIRIGLGNEKREYTIYSGKTEMKAHLMKQFPDDTEAIDKFFKIMKISAKKTHYLATLKLIPQWVSLFLLKSGIADLFSPVFHLSGTCATDFVNTLTSNKDLHTIFSYFFYGVPPKDSSVLMNALMIHHYKRGAYYPKGGASEIPFHIIRTIQKYGGNCLVRAPVPQILVNEEGAAYGVKVRKGQEEVEIHAPVVVSNCGIFNTFQKLLPPEIQAKPDIQQRLNMMKHGRGSLLVFSGFDGTKEELGLVSTNFWLFKDNDMDKSMEDYFGLSREEAPDNIPMMFITVPSSKDPEAKIRHPGKSCMTILTMVNYEWFEQWKDTTVRKRGDEYYNYKMRFAKNLFDWACTVFPKIKDKLVFQDVATPLTNIHYLGAQRGAMYSAEHNLERFHAEAVAKNRCNTPVKNLYISGQDVFSNGIAGALHGGLLCACAVLDRIIYIDLLLLKMKLKRRKARELAKLAQKKLQ; encoded by the exons ATGGGGCTGCTGG GTAGCACATACTGGTACCTGTTTGGGAAACCGAGCCCCTTCTCGCTCGACTCAGTGAGACCGCCTGCACCGCGGGAGTTTGATCAGAAGAAGCGCGACAAAGTCATCAAGCAAG GTTTCAGTGTTGACAAAGTGCCCAAGAACCTGGATGTCATCGTCATCGGCAGTGGTATTGGTGGTCTGACGGCTGGAGCCACACTGGCCAAAGCAGGAAAGAAAGTGCTGGTGCTGGAGCAACATGACCAGGCCGGAGGCTGCTGCCACACTTACATAGAGAAAGGCTTCGAGTTTGATGTCG GGCTCCACTATATTGGCCAGCTCCATGAGAACAGTCTGCTGCGTATCGCCTTTGACCAGATCTCAGAGGGCCAGCTGGAGTTTCACCAGCTCGATCAACATTTTGACACCATTCGAATCGGCCTGGGCAACGAAAAACGAGAGTACACGATCTACTCTGGGAAAACTGAGATGAAAGCTCACCTGATGAAGCAGTTTCCTGATGACACAGAAGCCATTGACAAGTTCTTTAAAATCATGAAG ATCTCAGCTAAGAAGACGCACTATCTGGCAACTCTCAAGCTTATCCCGCAGTGGGTGTCTTTATTCCTGCTGAAGTCAGGCATTGCAGACCTCTTCTCTCCAGTTTTCCACCTCTCTGGCACATGTGCAACAGATTTTGTGAACACCCTGACCAGCAACAAGGATCTCCATACCATCTTTTCTTACTTTTTCTATG GTGTGCCACCAAAGGACTCCAGTGTCCTGATGAATGCCCTCATGATTCATCACTACAAACGAGGAGCGTACTACCCTAAAGGCGGGGCCAGTGAGATTCCTTTCCACATCATTCGCACCATTCAGAAATATGGAGGAAACTGCCTGGTGAGAGCTCCCGTCCCCCAGATCCTGGTTAATGAAGAAGGAGCTGCTTATG GTGTAAAGGTGAGGAAAGGTCAAGAGGAAGTGGAAATTCATGCGCCTGTGGTGGTTTCAAACTGTGGAATCTTCAATACCTTCCAGAAACTTCTACCCCCTGAGATACAAGCCAAACCAG ATATTCAGCAACGACTGAACATGATGAAACATGGCAGAGGGTCATTATTAGTCTTCTCTGGCTTTGATGGAACAAAGGAGGAACTGGGCCTCGTTTCCACTAATTTCTGGCTGTTCAAAGACAATGATATGGACAAATC gatGGAGGACTACTTTGGATTGAGCAGAGAGGAAGCACCTGATAACATCCCCATGATGTTCATCACAGTGCCATCTTCTAAAGACCCTGAGGCCAAGATAAGACATCCTG GAAAATCCTGCATGACAATACTCACCATGGTTAACTATGAATGGTTTGAGCAATGGAAAGACACTACTGTTCGCAAAAGGGGTGATGAATACTACAATTACAAAATGAGATTTGCTAAGAACCTCTTTGACTGGGCCTGCACTGTGTTCCCTAAAATTAAAGACAAG tTGGTTTTCCAGGATGTGGCGACGCCACTGACAAACATTCACTACCTGGGTGCTCAGCGTGGAGCCATGTACTCCGCCGAGCACAACCTGGAGCGTTTCCATGCTGAGGCCGTAGCCAAAAACAGATGCAACACCCCAGTCAAGAACCTGTACATCTCAG GCCAAGATGTGTTCAGCAATGGGATAGCTGGTGCTCTGCATGGTGGACTCCTCTGTGCCTGTGCTGTGTTGGACCGCATTATCTACATTGACTTGCTCCTCCTCAAGATGAAGCTGAAGAGAAGGAAAGCCAGAGAACTGGCAAAGCTGGCTcagaagaaactgcagtga